In a single window of the Globicephala melas chromosome 10, mGloMel1.2, whole genome shotgun sequence genome:
- the RBMS2 gene encoding RNA-binding motif, single-stranded-interacting protein 2 isoform X2, with protein MLLSVTSRPGISTFGYNKNNKKPYVPLSQPMAPPSPSNSTPNSSSGSTVNDQLSKTNLYIRGLQPSTTDQDLVKLCQSYGKIVSTKAILDKTTNKCKGYGFVDFDSPSAAQKAVTALKASGVQAQMAKQQEQDPTNLYISNLPLSMDEQELEGMLKPFGQVISTRILRDTSGTSRGVGFARMESTEKCEAIITHFNGKYIKTPPGVPAPSDPLLCKFADGGPKKRQNQGKFMQNGRAWPRNGDMGGMALTYDPTTALQNGFYPAPYNITPNRMLAQSALSPYLPSPVSSYQGSVLTPGMDHPISLQPASMMGPLTQQLGHLSLSSTGTYMPTAAAMQGAYISQYTPVPSSSVSVEESGSQQNQVTVDAPSDHGVYSFQFNK; from the exons CCATATGTGCCATTGTCTCAGCCAATGGCACCACCTAGTCCAAGCAACAGCACCCCTAACAGCAGCAGCGGGAGCACTGTAAATGACCAGCTGAGTAAAACCAACCTCTACATCCGGGGATTGCAGCCAAGCACTACCGACCAGGACCTAGTCAAGTTGTGTCAGTC ATATGGCAAGATTGTCTCCACTAAGGCCATACTGGACAAGACCACAAACAAATGCAAAG GCTATGGCTTTGTGGACTTTGACAGTCCTTCAGCAGCGCAGAAAGCTGTAACAGCACTGAAAGCCAGTGGTGTGCAAGCACAGATGGCAAAG CAACAGGAGCAGGACCCCACAAATTTATACATCTCAAACCTCCCGCTGTCAATGGATGAGCAAGAACTGGAGGGAATGCTGAAGCCCTTTGGCCAGGTTATTTCCACTAGAATCCTTCGAGACACCAGTGGGACCAGCAGAGGGGTTGGCTTTGCAAG GATGGAGTCCACAGAGAAGTGTGAAGCCATCATCACCCActttaatggaaaatatattaagaCACCCCCTGGAGTACCAG CCCCATCTGATCCCTTGCTTTGCAAATTTGCTGATGGGGGTCCAAAGAAACGACAGAACCAAGGAAAATTTATGCAAAATGGACGGGCCTGGCCAAGGAATGGAGACATG GGTGGTATGGCCTTGACCTATGACCCCACCACAGCTCTTCAGAATGG GTTTTACCCAGCTCCTTATAACATCACCCCCAACAGGATGCTTGCTCAGTCTGCACTGTCCCCGTATCTTCCATCTCCTGTGTCTTCATATCAG GGTTCAGTTCTGACACCAGGAATGGATCATCCTATTTCTCTCCAGCCTGCCTCCATGATGGGACCTCTTACCCAGCAACTGGGCCACCTCTCACTCAGCAGCACGGGCACA TATATGCCAACAGCTGCAGCTATGCAAGGAGCGTACATCTCCCAGTACACCCCTGTGCCTTCTTCCAGTGTTTCAGTTGAG GAGAGCGGCAGCCAGCAAAATCAAGTGACGGTGGATGCTCCCTCAGACCATGGGGTCTATTCTTTCCAGTTCAACAAGTAA
- the RBMS2 gene encoding RNA-binding motif, single-stranded-interacting protein 2 isoform X3: protein MAPPSPSNSTPNSSSGSTVNDQLSKTNLYIRGLQPSTTDQDLVKLCQSYGKIVSTKAILDKTTNKCKGYGFVDFDSPSAAQKAVTALKASGVQAQMAKQQEQDPTNLYISNLPLSMDEQELEGMLKPFGQVISTRILRDTSGTSRGVGFARMESTEKCEAIITHFNGKYIKTPPGVPAPSDPLLCKFADGGPKKRQNQGKFMQNGRAWPRNGDMGGMALTYDPTTALQNGFYPAPYNITPNRMLAQSALSPYLPSPVSSYQRVTQTSPLQVPNLSWMHHQSYLMQPSGSVLTPGMDHPISLQPASMMGPLTQQLGHLSLSSTGTYMPTAAAMQGAYISQYTPVPSSSVSVEESGSQQNQVTVDAPSDHGVYSFQFNK, encoded by the exons ATGGCACCACCTAGTCCAAGCAACAGCACCCCTAACAGCAGCAGCGGGAGCACTGTAAATGACCAGCTGAGTAAAACCAACCTCTACATCCGGGGATTGCAGCCAAGCACTACCGACCAGGACCTAGTCAAGTTGTGTCAGTC ATATGGCAAGATTGTCTCCACTAAGGCCATACTGGACAAGACCACAAACAAATGCAAAG GCTATGGCTTTGTGGACTTTGACAGTCCTTCAGCAGCGCAGAAAGCTGTAACAGCACTGAAAGCCAGTGGTGTGCAAGCACAGATGGCAAAG CAACAGGAGCAGGACCCCACAAATTTATACATCTCAAACCTCCCGCTGTCAATGGATGAGCAAGAACTGGAGGGAATGCTGAAGCCCTTTGGCCAGGTTATTTCCACTAGAATCCTTCGAGACACCAGTGGGACCAGCAGAGGGGTTGGCTTTGCAAG GATGGAGTCCACAGAGAAGTGTGAAGCCATCATCACCCActttaatggaaaatatattaagaCACCCCCTGGAGTACCAG CCCCATCTGATCCCTTGCTTTGCAAATTTGCTGATGGGGGTCCAAAGAAACGACAGAACCAAGGAAAATTTATGCAAAATGGACGGGCCTGGCCAAGGAATGGAGACATG GGTGGTATGGCCTTGACCTATGACCCCACCACAGCTCTTCAGAATGG GTTTTACCCAGCTCCTTATAACATCACCCCCAACAGGATGCTTGCTCAGTCTGCACTGTCCCCGTATCTTCCATCTCCTGTGTCTTCATATCAG AGAGTAACTCAGACATCTCCTCTACAAGTACCTAACCTGTCTTGGATGCACCACCAGTCATACCTCATGCAGCCTTCA GGTTCAGTTCTGACACCAGGAATGGATCATCCTATTTCTCTCCAGCCTGCCTCCATGATGGGACCTCTTACCCAGCAACTGGGCCACCTCTCACTCAGCAGCACGGGCACA TATATGCCAACAGCTGCAGCTATGCAAGGAGCGTACATCTCCCAGTACACCCCTGTGCCTTCTTCCAGTGTTTCAGTTGAG GAGAGCGGCAGCCAGCAAAATCAAGTGACGGTGGATGCTCCCTCAGACCATGGGGTCTATTCTTTCCAGTTCAACAAGTAA
- the RBMS2 gene encoding RNA-binding motif, single-stranded-interacting protein 2 isoform X1 yields the protein MLLSVTSRPGISTFGYNKNNKKPYVPLSQPMAPPSPSNSTPNSSSGSTVNDQLSKTNLYIRGLQPSTTDQDLVKLCQSYGKIVSTKAILDKTTNKCKGYGFVDFDSPSAAQKAVTALKASGVQAQMAKQQEQDPTNLYISNLPLSMDEQELEGMLKPFGQVISTRILRDTSGTSRGVGFARMESTEKCEAIITHFNGKYIKTPPGVPAPSDPLLCKFADGGPKKRQNQGKFMQNGRAWPRNGDMGGMALTYDPTTALQNGFYPAPYNITPNRMLAQSALSPYLPSPVSSYQRVTQTSPLQVPNLSWMHHQSYLMQPSGSVLTPGMDHPISLQPASMMGPLTQQLGHLSLSSTGTYMPTAAAMQGAYISQYTPVPSSSVSVEESGSQQNQVTVDAPSDHGVYSFQFNK from the exons CCATATGTGCCATTGTCTCAGCCAATGGCACCACCTAGTCCAAGCAACAGCACCCCTAACAGCAGCAGCGGGAGCACTGTAAATGACCAGCTGAGTAAAACCAACCTCTACATCCGGGGATTGCAGCCAAGCACTACCGACCAGGACCTAGTCAAGTTGTGTCAGTC ATATGGCAAGATTGTCTCCACTAAGGCCATACTGGACAAGACCACAAACAAATGCAAAG GCTATGGCTTTGTGGACTTTGACAGTCCTTCAGCAGCGCAGAAAGCTGTAACAGCACTGAAAGCCAGTGGTGTGCAAGCACAGATGGCAAAG CAACAGGAGCAGGACCCCACAAATTTATACATCTCAAACCTCCCGCTGTCAATGGATGAGCAAGAACTGGAGGGAATGCTGAAGCCCTTTGGCCAGGTTATTTCCACTAGAATCCTTCGAGACACCAGTGGGACCAGCAGAGGGGTTGGCTTTGCAAG GATGGAGTCCACAGAGAAGTGTGAAGCCATCATCACCCActttaatggaaaatatattaagaCACCCCCTGGAGTACCAG CCCCATCTGATCCCTTGCTTTGCAAATTTGCTGATGGGGGTCCAAAGAAACGACAGAACCAAGGAAAATTTATGCAAAATGGACGGGCCTGGCCAAGGAATGGAGACATG GGTGGTATGGCCTTGACCTATGACCCCACCACAGCTCTTCAGAATGG GTTTTACCCAGCTCCTTATAACATCACCCCCAACAGGATGCTTGCTCAGTCTGCACTGTCCCCGTATCTTCCATCTCCTGTGTCTTCATATCAG AGAGTAACTCAGACATCTCCTCTACAAGTACCTAACCTGTCTTGGATGCACCACCAGTCATACCTCATGCAGCCTTCA GGTTCAGTTCTGACACCAGGAATGGATCATCCTATTTCTCTCCAGCCTGCCTCCATGATGGGACCTCTTACCCAGCAACTGGGCCACCTCTCACTCAGCAGCACGGGCACA TATATGCCAACAGCTGCAGCTATGCAAGGAGCGTACATCTCCCAGTACACCCCTGTGCCTTCTTCCAGTGTTTCAGTTGAG GAGAGCGGCAGCCAGCAAAATCAAGTGACGGTGGATGCTCCCTCAGACCATGGGGTCTATTCTTTCCAGTTCAACAAGTAA